From the Candidozyma auris chromosome 2, complete sequence genome, the window GTTGGAAGAATGGAAGTACTATCATAATCCCAACAGGGCGCCGTTTGAAAGAATGGAACACGTCAACCGGCCAGTGATTTACGGCATCGACTTGGATGAGTCACCCGAGGATAAAGCggccaagaagatgtcAGCATCGGCGACGTACAAGCTTACGCTCCGAGATGAGAGTGAAAACTACTTCTACGCAATTGAAATCGACAAATTACCATTTCTTCACTCACAGGCCTCCAACACAGGTACGCCACTTCCAGTCCCATTGGGCGGAAAGCTCGTTCTAAAGTCAGGCACTAAAGTGTACAACGGGGTAGTCTGTCTCACGGCTAGTTCTTGCGAGTACTTGGGCCACGACGAGAATCTGTCTCTTGCAAAGCAGCTCAATGCCGGCGTCGTGGAGAAGTACATCGATGTAATGGAGAGGCAGCTCAACACTTAGACGTTAGAGCTTGTAATGTGCAGTGGGTAGTCAGTCGCTGAGCAATGTGGTCCACAAGACAAACTCGTCGGTGAAGTCGTGGTGCACCAAGCTGACCAAGTAGTAGTTGTTGTATATGTCGTTCAACAACTGGTACGACTTGGAATCTTTCCTGTAACAGCGAGCCCACTCGAGCCACAACAAAAATGCCTCTTCATTCCATGCTTTAAACGACTCGTAGTCGATGATGGTGGGCTGCAACACCTCCTTCAGTGGGAACACGCCCCAGGTGACTGCAGACTTAGTATTGCTATCTTTGCCTTTGCCAATAGGCAAGTTCAGCGAGATGTGGCCACTAGCATCGCCGCAATAGTATGTGATggttttttcttcaacttgctTGGATATGCGAGGCAACAACTCATCTTTCCACTGCTTCTTGGGAATGAAAAACTCCACAAAcagcttttggaaaatgTGTCCGTTAGGAGGACCCCAGCCCAATATCTTATCGCTTGATTTGCAGTTATTTACAGCTGGCTGAGATGCCAACGTGAACCAACCTCGCTCATtaagctcaaagagctcctcCTGAATCAAACCTGTTTCAGGCGAAAGCTCACTGTCAGCCCATGGGAGGACGTTGATTTTGTTAGATAAATAGTCAACGATAATTCTTGTGA encodes:
- the NCE4 gene encoding Nce4p, coding for MTFRPEEYAKKGEVTLTSALTCFVVFVEDVSESKEKRLEEWKYYHNPNRAPFERMEHVNRPVIYGIDLDESPEDKAAKKMSASATYKLTLRDESENYFYAIEIDKLPFLHSQASNTGTPLPVPLGGKLVLKSGTKVYNGVVCLTASSCEYLGHDENSSLAKQLNAGVVEKYIDVMERQLNT